A single region of the Canis lupus familiaris isolate Mischka breed German Shepherd chromosome 35, alternate assembly UU_Cfam_GSD_1.0, whole genome shotgun sequence genome encodes:
- the OR10C1 gene encoding olfactory receptor family 10 subfamily C member 1 has protein sequence MSTNSSVVTEFILVGFSHLANLQGWLFTFFLAVYLLTVAGNLLIVLLVSTDSALQSPMYFFLRMLSALEISYTSVTMPLLLHHLLTGQRRIPRSGCALQMFFFLFFGATECCLLAAMAYDRYAAICKPLRYTLLLSPRVCLQLAGLAWACGAMVGLGHTSFIFSLPFCGPNAIPHFFCEIQPILQLVCGDTSLNELQIILAAALIILCPFGLILGSYGHILATIFRMPSVAGRRKAFSTCSSHLLVVSLFYGTAIFIYIRPKASYNPATDPVLSLFYAVVTPILNPIIYSLRNADVKAALRRTFQKMKPADT, from the coding sequence ATGAGCACCAACAGCTCCGTGGTGACCGAGTTCATCCTTGTGGGCTTCTCCCATCTGGCCAACCTGCAGGGCTGGCTCTTCACATTCTTCCTTGCCGTCTATCTGCTCACCGTGGCAGGCAACCTCCTCATAGTGCTGCTGGTCTCCACGGATTCTGCTCTCCAgtcccccatgtacttcttcctgcGCATGCTGTCGGCCCTGGAGATCAGCTACACATCTGTCACCATGCCCCTGTTGCTGCACCACCTCCTCACAGGCCAGCGCCGCATACCTCGCTCAGGCTGTGCTCTCCagatgttctttttccttttcttcggTGCCACAGAGTGTTGCCTCCTGGCTgccatggcctatgaccgctatgcaGCCATCTGCAAACCCCTTCGCTACACACTTCTGCTGAGTCCCCGGGTGTGCCTGCAGCTAGCAGGGCTGGCATGGGCCTGTGGGGCAATGGTGGGCCTGGGCCACACCTCCTTCATCTTCTCCCTGCCCTTCTGTGGCCCCAATGCCATCCCACACTTCTtttgtgagatccagcccatCCTGCAGCTGGTATGTGGAGACACCTCACTCAATGAGCTGCAGATTATCCTAGCTGCTGCCCTCATCATCCTCTGTCCCTTCGGCCTCATCCTGGGCTCCTATGGGCATATCCTGGCCACGATTTTCCGGATGCCGTCTGTTGCTGGCCGCCGCAaggccttctccacctgctcctcTCACCTGCTGGTGGTCTCCCTCTTCTATGGCACGGCCATCTTCATTTACATCCGCCCTAAGGCCAGTTATAATCCAGCCACTGACCCTGTGCTGTCTCTCTTCTATGCTGTGGTCACCCCCATCCTTAATCCCATCATCTATAGCCTGCGGAATGCGGATGTCAAGGCTGCCCTGAGGCGAACATTCCAGAAAATGAAGCCTGCGGACACTTGA